One segment of Sander vitreus isolate 19-12246 chromosome 20, sanVit1, whole genome shotgun sequence DNA contains the following:
- the mlh3 gene encoding DNA mismatch repair protein Mlh3 isoform X3, which produces MIKCLAKEVQGKLRSGVAIPSLQQCLEELILNSIDAEATCVGVRMDMDAFKVQVIDNGTGINAEDMECVGTRYHTSKCSSVEDLDNLRWYGFRGEALASLVSLATLVEISSRTRSSVKTHVKIFKDGKGMDVFEADTARPSAGTTVVICNFLHNMPVRRKRMDAVLEGERIRHRVEAISLMHPSVSFTLKNDCTGAMMVQLPKARNTYHRFIQIHSLGRAQKLGEISYTHGQFEVIGYIGKEGHYNNSLQFLYVNDRLLLKTRIHKLLNFLLRRLSSSNQKNGSPDGQSAIRSPKHKRSQELHGVYVINIKCSYSEYDICLEPAKTLIEFKDWDRILLCIEEAVKAFLSRENLVAELSQEDLDYLPPELFGTHNTDSGNGGQATSSASTLDCSIGMKLASDPVHRKRNDDCVCEDNVSRESGQMECKEETEQQGKKKITANEFLKIKSEGSINKEYRYEPQCDLASLEPTSDNHITEEVEPTFNESGEGSPMLHMSSSVRQLESEKLELSKEKEILLNNATSTSNMTSLDSITQQIQPDLNSIEQQLPDCQSAGGHEHTLVSNRKISLSDPYIHEKLLTQDLSQINKSAVQQQILAQKCDERFFASKRKISLHAGNDRISQKPCKDFTPIIPPKIPRLATCQKLALCKESGSLEKFRRVYGKSDELKLPSQNNTRLPRTDSFVLKSQNLLVCRKDQQNGGVIETETEETQSIIRSPPTLSAFTRLKPVSGQNRGKTSLAAKLNHLKQHRTDDSKVLKHLSRTALQDNTCHSSNDGSQNGNNNENDCGLNPEPVPGCRANPLLAEREEATTSGDWLHHYDTSVGKTVYVNKVTGLSRYEDPPTEETQVCCTSDVSNMAVSVISETGMEHRCYPFQVDLVLPFLPKSRTERVISSGLDDRDANGESSNSLTLLYSKWNNPVFVRPPTVGVDISSGQADGLAVKIHNILFPYRFSKAMICSMKVIHQVDKKFLACLINTREEEPAALNETEGNLLVLVDQHAAHERVRLENLVADSYEDDPDAPGERRLCSSTILPPLEIRVTEEELRLLRSCQAHLRCLGLEVKFSQAADPHVFVRKVPLCFMEKESNEIRRGRPSVIKPIVEEYLQEQIELLRSTGRVRGTLPLTVLKVLASLACHGAIKFNDSLSRDECCSLVASLSSCQLPFQCAHGRPSIAPLVDTLHLDKDEKVPQWKSTSELCTKVSPTCRTESPVGTLFEKTPEEASSPASSLESNAKELCRDMSVEDTPFVPTVTAISSTPDFQWMVQPTIITSVSLSLGSKQANEPQSSHQATPKVGGNKGKNAVRKGKTEQLSPEEEEKKRIRRERNKMAAAKCRNRRRELTDTLQTETDKLEEEKAALETEIANLLKEKERLEFILATHKPGCQMSEELESFFQEPTGSPGLPPSPDEDRLPEDGTQEAPSLQDMDIPSDPSTAISGNSNILLCASAEINICDLESSLDIKEGLLENMLPSLEERTPMETARSVPDIDLSSSLGVSDWETLYKSVSSDLEPLTTPVVTSTPTCSSYLSVFTFACPELDSLTEGLDSHKGGGGKTESVDLLNSPTLLAL; this is translated from the exons ATGATTAAGTGTTTGGCTAAAGAGGTTCAGGGGAAACTTCGCTCCGGTGTCGCTATCCCCTCGCTTCAGCAGTGTTTAGAGGAGCTTATCCTAAACAGCATCGATGCAGAGGCGACCTGTGTGGGAGTCAGGATGGACATGGATGCGTTCAAAGTTCAGGTAATCGACAACGGTACCGGGATAAACGCTGAGGATATGGAGTGCGTGGGAACCCGATACCACACAAGCAAATGCAGCTCTGTTGAAGACCTGGACAACCTCAGGTGGTATGGTTTCAGAGGAGAAGCCCTGGCAAGTTTAGTTTCTCTCGCCACTTTAGTTGAAATCTCATCCCGGACCAGATCATCAGTGAAAACTCACGTCAAAATCTTCAAGGATGGCAAGGGCATGGATGTGTTTGAAGCAGATACTGCTCGACCTTCTGCGGGGACAACTGTTGTTATTTGTAACTTCCTCCACAACATGCCAGTCCGGAGGAAGAGGATGGATGCTGTCCTGGAGGGTGAGAGGATCAGACACAGAGTGGAGGCTATATCTCTGATGCATCCCTCTGTGTCTTTCACCCTGAAAAATGACTGCACAGGAGCCATGATGGTGCAGCTTCCTAAAGCTAGAAACACCTACCATAGGTTTATTCAGATACACAGTCTTGGGCGAGCACAGAAACTTGGAGAAATCAGCTACACACATGGACAGTTTGAAGTGATCGGTTACATTGGCAAAGAAGGCCACTACAACAACAGCTTACAGTTCCTGTATGTAAATGAcagactgctgctgaaaacaagGATACACAAGCTCCTGAACTTTCTTCTACGCAGACTGAGCAGTTCAAATCAGAAAAATGGCAGTCCTGATGGGCAGTCTGCCATCCGGAGTCCAAAGCACAAACGAAGCCAAGAGCTGCATGGAGTATACGTCATCAATATCAAATGCTCTTACTCAGAGTATGACATATGTCTTGAGCCTGCCAAAACTCTAATAGAGTTCAAAGATTGGGACCGCATTTTGCTCTGTATCGAAGAGGCAGTAAAAGCATTCCTGAGCAGGGAGAATTTGGTGGCGGAGCTTTCTCAAGAAGACTTGGACTACTTACCTCCCGAACTGTTtggcacacacaacacagatagTGGTAATGGTGGCCAAGCAACTAGCAGTGCTTCCACACTAGATTGCAGTATTGGAATGAAACTGGCATCTGATCCTGTTCATCGAAAGCGCAATGATGACTGTGTATGTGAGGACAATGTTAGCCGTGAGTCTGGTCAGATGGAGTGCAAAGAAGAGACTGAACAACAGGGGAAGAAAAAGATAACTGCAAATgagtttttaaagataaaaagtgAAGGAAGCATAAACAAAGAATATAGATATGAGCCACAGTGTGATCTGGCTAGTCTTGAACCTACATCTGATAATCACATTACTGAAGAAGTGGAGCCAACATTCAATGAATCAGGGGAAGGCTCACCAATGTTACATATGTCAAGTTCAGTCAGACAACTAGAAAGTGAAAAACTGGAACTCtcgaaagaaaaagaaatactaTTAAATAATGCTACCTCAACCAGCAACATGACTTCACTAGACAGCATCACTCAGCAAATTCAGCCTGATTTAAACAGTATTGAGCAACAGTTACCAGACTGCCAGAGCGCAGGAGGACATGAACATACTTTAGTAAGTAACAGAAAGATCAGTCTGTCTGATCCATACATTCACGAAAAGCTGCTGACCCAGGACCTGTCCCAAATCAATAAGTCAGCAGTTCAGCAGCAAATCTTAGCGCAGAAATGTGATGAGAGATTCTTTGCATCAAAACGCAAAATCTCACTGCATGCAGGCAATGACAGAATTAGTCAGAAACCATGCAAAGACTTCActccaataattcccccaaaaATTCCCAGACTTGCAACTTGTCAAAAGTTGGCTTTATGCAAGGAGTCTGGATCCCTTGAGAAGTTTAGAAGAGTATATGGAAAATCTGATGAACTAAAATTACCCTCTCAGAATAACACTAGACTTCCTCGTACAGACAGCTTTGTTTTGAAGTCCCAGAATTTGTTGGTTTGCCGGAAAGATCAGCAAAATGGTGGAGTTATAGAAACGGAAACAGAAGAGACACAGAGCATCATTCGAAGCCCACCAACCCTCTCAGCATTCACCAGGTTAAAACCAGTCTCAGGGCAGAATAGAGGCAAAACATCTTTGGCAGCTAAACTCAACCATTTGAAACAACACAGGACAGACGATTCAAAAGTATTAAAACACCTGTCCAGGACTGCTTTGCAGGACAATACCTGTCATAGTAGTAATGATGGTAGCCAAAACGGCAATAACAACGAGAATGACTGTGGTTTGAATCCTGAACCAGTCCCAGGTTGCAGGGCAAATCCTCTGCTGGCTGAGAGGGAAGAGGCTACGACATCGGGGGACTGGCTTCATCACTACGATACATCTGTGGGAAAGACAGTTTATGTCAACAAAGTGACTGGACTCAGCCGATATGAAGACCCACCTACTGAAGAAACACAAGTGTGCTGTACATCTGATGTCTCCAATATGGCTGTTAGTGTCATCTCTGAAACGG GGATGGAACACAGATGCTACCCATTTCAGGTGGATCTAGTGTTGCCCTTCCTACCAAAATccaggacagagagagtgatTAGTTCAGGGCTTGATGACAGAG ATGCCAATGGCGAGAGCTCCAACTCACTTACGTTGTTGTACTCAAAATGGAATAATCCCGTATTTGTTCGACCTCCTACG GTTGGTGTGGACATATCAAGTGGGCAAGCTGACGGACTGGCTGTCAAGATCCACAACATCCTGTTTCCATACCGTTTTTCTAAGGCCATGATTTGCTCAATGAAG GTTATTCATCAAGTGGATAAGAAGTTCCTTGCATGTCTTATCAATACAAGAGAGGAAGAGCCTGCAGCACTCAATGAAACTGAAG GAAACCTTCTGGTGCTGGTGGATCAACACGCTGCACATGAGAGAGTTCGACTTGAAAATCTAGTTGCAG ATTCCTATGAGGATGACCCAGATGCGCCAGGGGAGAGACGTCTGTGTTCATCAACCATTTTGCCACCTCTCGAGATCCGTGTAACAGAAGAAGAGCTTAGGCTGCTTAg GTCTTGTCAGGCACATTTGCGGTGTTTGGGCCTGGAAGTGAAGTTCTCACAGGCAGCAGATCCACACGTTTTTGTAAGGAAGGTACCACTGTGCTTCATGGAAAAGGAGAGTAATGAGATCAGGCGGGGGAGACCATCTGTTATCAAGCCTATTGTTGAG GAGTATCTTCAAGAGCAGATTGAG TTACTTCGCTCAACTGGTCGAGTGAGAGGAACTCTGCCTCTCACTGTGCTGAAGGTGCTAGCCTCCCTAGCATGCCATG GTGCCATCAAATTCAATGACAGCCTGAGTAGAGATGAATGCTGCAGCTTGGTGGCGTCCTTGTCCTCCTGCCAGCTGCCCTTCCAGTGTGCCCATGGCCGTCCCTCCATTGCTCCCTTAGTAGACACCCTCCATTTGGACAAAGACGAGAAGGTACCACAATGGAAAAGCACATCTGAACTTTGTACCAAAG TTTCCCCCACCTGCCGGACAGAGTCTCCTGTCGGGACACTCTTCGAGAAGACGCCAGAAGAGGCGAGCTCTCCAGCTTCCTCTTTAGAGAGTAATGCAAAG GAGCTCTGCCGAGACATGAGCGTCGAAGACACCCCATTTGTTCCAACAGTCACTGCAATTTCCTCTACCCCAGATTTCCAGTGGATGGTCCAGCCTACGATTATTAcatctgtctccctgtctctgggTAGCAAGCAAGCCAATGAACCACAAAGCTCTCACCAGGCAACACCCAAAGTGGGCGGGAACAAGGGCAAAAATGCTGTCAGAAAGGGGAAAACAGAGCAG CTGTctccagaggaggaagagaaaaagaggataAGGAGGGAGAGGAATAAAATGGCTGCAGCAAAGTGTCGCAACAGACGGAGGGAACTTACTGATACACTGCAAACT GAGACCGATAAGCTGGAGGAGGAAAAAGCAGCCCTGGAGACGGAAATAGCCAACCTCCTCAAAGAGAAAGAACGACTTGAATTTATCCTCGCCACACATAAACCAGGGTGCCAAATGTCAGAAGAGTTGGAGTCTTTTTTCCAGGAGCCCACGGGGTCCCCAGGGCTACCGCCCAGTCCAGACGAGGACAGACTTCCAGAGGATGGCACACAGGAAGCTCCTTCGCTCCAGGACATGGACATCCCCAGTGATCCGTCCACAGCAATCTCTGGGAACTCCAATATCTTGCTGTGTGCCAGTGCTGAAATCAACATCTGCGATCTTGAGTCGTCTCTGGACATTAAAGAGGGGCTGCTGGAAAATATGTTACCCAGTTTGGAGGAGAGAACCCCCATGGAGACAGCTCGATCCGTGCCTGACATAGATCTGAGCAGTTCTCTTGGGGTCTCGGACTGGGAGACCCTGTACAAGTCTGTTTCCAGCGACCTGGAGCCTCTCACCACTCCTGTGGTGACCTCCACTCCCACCTGTAGCAGCTACCTGTCTGTGTTCACATTTGCGTGTCCCGAGCTAGACTCTCTCACAGAGGGACTAGACAGTCATAAAGGTGGAGGGGGCAAAACGGAATCTGTTGATCTCCTCAACTCTCCAACTCTCCTAGCCTTATAA